The DNA region AGAGCGGCGCGGCGCCGGTCGTCGCGCTCGCGGTCACCGCCACCTTCGTACCCGGCCGCTTCTCGACGCCGTGACCGTTGAAGTGCAGCCAGTCGACCGAGAACAGATCGGCCTTGTCGCCGCTCCACTCCGGGTTGCTGAACACCGCGTACAGCTTCACGGTGCCGCCGGGATCGGTCAGCGCCGTCGTCGGCGAGACGAGATTGCCCCAGTCGCCGGTGTTCGGGACGGACACCTTGCCGAGCAGTGGGCCGGTGGGCGATCCGGCCCGGAATTCGACACTGCCGCCGATCCCGCCGGAGGCCGCGCCGACGGTCACCGACTCGATGTGCTTCAGGTTCACCGGGTCGAAGGCGATCCAGTCACCGTCCTCGATATCGGTCAGCCGCTTCCCGCCCGAGGCATCGGCCCTGTTCCCGGTCACCGCACCGCCGTGCGCACCGCCGGTCGCCGTGAAGTGCTCGGCCTCGCGGAAGGCGGTACGCAGGGTGAGTGAGGCGGAACCGGTGAGCGCGGGTGCGCCCGGGGCGCCCTTGTCCTCGTACTGGGCGGAGATGCCGTAGTACAGGTTCTGCCCGGGGCCATGACTGTCCCCGGCGTCCGTGACGATCTCCCCGGCGCAGCCGGTGTAGTTGTCGAGCGGATGCAGATGGGTGTCGTGACCGAGCTGTGACTGCACCACCACCCGCGAGCAGTCGATCGGTGCGCTGCTCCCGTCCTCCTTGTCCTTGACCTTGACGGTGAACGGGATGGTGTCACCGAAGCTGAACACCCCGCCGTTTGGCGGCTGTTTGATGGTCACTTCCGGACGGGTGTTGCCGACCGTGATGTCCTGCACGGCCTGCCCCGTCAGCCCACCGGGCCCGGTGACCGTGAGCCGCGCGGTGAACAGCCCCTTCGTGCGATAGGTGTACGAGGGGTTCGCATCGGTCGAGTCGGTGGTGCCGTTCCCGTCGAAGTCCCAGGCGTACGAGATCGGTTGGTCGCCGGGCAGCCCGGATCCGGCGCTGGAGAAGCCGACGCTCAGTGGTGCAGCTCCGTTGTCCCGGTCCGCGGTGATCTTCGCATCGGGCAGCCGTCCGTCACCGACGTAGTCGATCCGGTAGATGCCCGCACCTTCGTTGCTGCCACCGCGCCCCGTACCGCTGCCGAGCCCGAAGTCGATGACGTACAGCGCTCCATCGGGACCGAAGTCGGCATCGAAGGGCTGGTTCCACTGCATGTCCTGGAAGATGCCGTTGACGGACTGGAGCTCACCGGCCTTGACGGCAGCGAACCGCGGATCCTGGAACGTCTGGTCCTTCTGCTGGAAGGAGAACGTCTTGAACCACTTCCGGGTCAGCTCGTAATTGATCCACTTCCCTTCGAAGTACTCCGGGAACTTGGTGCGGTAGGCGTTGTCCGGGTCGTAGTCGTAGACGGGGCCACTCATCGGACCGCCGCCTCCGGTGCCGAGCTCCGGGAACTCGGCGGAGGCCGAGTACGCGTACCAGACGGTGGCGGGCCGGGCGGGCGGCAGCTCCCGCAGCCCGGTGTTGTTGGGCGAGTCATTGACGAGCGCCGCACAGTCGAACTTCGGGCCGGACTTCTTCGCCGCGAAGTCGTAGTCGTTGAAAGGGGTGTTGTCGCCGACGCAGTACGGCCAGCCGAAGTTCCCCGCCTGTGTGATGCGGGTGTACTCGACCGTGCCCTCGGGCCCGCGGTCGGCGACCGCCGCCTTGGCGTCCGGACCGTAGTCGGCGACCAGCAGCGCGCCGCTCAGCGGATCGGTGGTGATCCGGAAGGGATTGCGCATCCCCATCGCGTAGACCTCCGGACGTGTCTTCTCCGTCCCGGGTGCGAAGAGATTTCCCTCGGGAACGGTGTACGTGCCGTCGTCCTTCGGCGTGATGCGCAGAATCTTGCCGCGCAGATCGTTCGTGTTGCCCGCGGTGCCCTGTGCGTCCCAGGCGCGGCGGCCGGGGCTCTCGTCGATCGGGTTGAAGCCGTCCGAGGCGAACGGATCGGTGTTGTCACCGGTCGCCGCGTACAGGTTGCCGGCCTTGTCGAAGGCGAGCGAACCGGCCATGTGGGAATTGGCCCGCCCCTCGCCCCGCCAGGTCGGAATGGTCAACAGCCGCTTCTCCGAAGCGGGATCGACCGAATTGCCGGTGACGGTGAACCGGGAGAGGTTCAACTGCTTCTCGGTCTTGTCGGAATGCAGCAGATAGAGCCAGTTGTTCGTGGCGAAGCCCGGGTCGAGCGCGAGACCGAGCAGTCCGTCGGACTGACTCGTCATCTCGGGTGTGTACGCGAAGTCCAGCGCGGTCGACACCTTCATCGTCGTCTGGTCGATGACCTTCAGCTTTCCGGTGCGCTGCGCGAAGAAGACCCGCCGGTCGGGGGCGACGGCCAGCTCGAACGGATCGGCGAGGTCGCTGGTCGCCAGCGCGGTCCGCTGGAACGAACCGGTCCGCGTCGCAGTGCAGTCACCGGGCTTGGCACCCGCGGCCCACTCGATACCGCCGAGCAGGTGCTGGACGAAGCCCTCCTCCTGGAACGCCGAGGATGCGTGCCCGCCGGCGGTGAACCAGGAGCGGCCGCCGTCGTAGTTCTGGCACCAGGACCATGGATGGTCCACACCCTCGTCGAGCCCCGTGATGCCGTCCCGGACCTTGATCTGCGCGAGGGTGTGGACCTTGGAGGTCGGATTGGTGCGCCAGTTGTACCACTCCTCCGTACGCTCCCAGAGGTCCGGAAGGCCCTTGGTGGAGGGGTGGACGTGGTCGAGAACCTTGACCCGGCCGGTCTGCACGGCCGGGTGCTGGTCGAAGATCGCACCGACAAGACCCTCGTACCAGCCCCAGTCGCGCTCGCTGGCGGACGCGGCGTGCAGGCCGACCCAGCCGCCTCCCGCACGGATGTACTTCTGCAGGGCAGTCCGCTCGGCGGCGTTCAGCAAGTCACCTTTCTCCGGTGTGGAGTTGGTGTTGTTGAACACCACGGCCTGGAAGCGTGCCAGATCGGTGTCATTGAAGACGGCGGAGTCGTCGGTCGCCTCGACCTCGAAACCGTTCTCGGCGCCGAGCTTCTTGATCGCATCGATTCCGGCCGGAATCGAGTCGTGCCTGAAGTTGGTGACCTCGGAGTAGACCAGGACCCGGAAGGGCGCCGCGTGGGCCCGGGGCGGCGTGGCCACCAGTAAGCCGACAACCAACGCCAGGAGAGCGGTGAGGGCGACGAGCGGCGACGGAAACCGGTGCCCCCGTAACGGACGGCTGTGCGACGGGCGATGACTCATGGGCGCTCCCTGTGCGGTAGATGCCGACTGCGGGATTTAGAAAGCGCTTTCTGGAGTGCATCGTTCAGATTAGGTTGAGGCCTCGATGGGGTCAATGGGCCGGGACGGCACTCCGTGGCTTCACGGTGCCTCCTGTGCGGGCCGGGCGAGCGGCGGCCCCGGCCCGGGAATACTCCGCCCCGGTCAGCGGCGCAGGAAGGCGCCGATCCGCTCCCGCAGCCCCCTGGCATCCAGGCCGTGTGCGGCGAGGTGCTCGTCCATCTCCCCGTACTTGCGCAGCTCGGCCCGCCCCACTCCGAGGCCCAGCACGCGGTGCGGCAGCTCGGTGAGCGCGTCATTGGCGGCAGCCGTGGACGTGCCGGCCAGATACGGTTCGACGATCACCACATCGGTGACCCCGTGATCACCGACGGCCCGCCGCAACCCGGCCCCGTCGAACGGACGCACCGTCGTCGCGTACAGCACCGTCACATCGAGCCCGTCGGTCGCGGCGAGCACGTTGTCGAGCATCGGCCCGACCGCGATCACCACC from Streptomyces sp. NBC_01591 includes:
- a CDS encoding ThuA domain-containing protein, producing the protein MSHRPSHSRPLRGHRFPSPLVALTALLALVVGLLVATPPRAHAAPFRVLVYSEVTNFRHDSIPAGIDAIKKLGAENGFEVEATDDSAVFNDTDLARFQAVVFNNTNSTPEKGDLLNAAERTALQKYIRAGGGWVGLHAASASERDWGWYEGLVGAIFDQHPAVQTGRVKVLDHVHPSTKGLPDLWERTEEWYNWRTNPTSKVHTLAQIKVRDGITGLDEGVDHPWSWCQNYDGGRSWFTAGGHASSAFQEEGFVQHLLGGIEWAAGAKPGDCTATRTGSFQRTALATSDLADPFELAVAPDRRVFFAQRTGKLKVIDQTTMKVSTALDFAYTPEMTSQSDGLLGLALDPGFATNNWLYLLHSDKTEKQLNLSRFTVTGNSVDPASEKRLLTIPTWRGEGRANSHMAGSLAFDKAGNLYAATGDNTDPFASDGFNPIDESPGRRAWDAQGTAGNTNDLRGKILRITPKDDGTYTVPEGNLFAPGTEKTRPEVYAMGMRNPFRITTDPLSGALLVADYGPDAKAAVADRGPEGTVEYTRITQAGNFGWPYCVGDNTPFNDYDFAAKKSGPKFDCAALVNDSPNNTGLRELPPARPATVWYAYSASAEFPELGTGGGGPMSGPVYDYDPDNAYRTKFPEYFEGKWINYELTRKWFKTFSFQQKDQTFQDPRFAAVKAGELQSVNGIFQDMQWNQPFDADFGPDGALYVIDFGLGSGTGRGGSNEGAGIYRIDYVGDGRLPDAKITADRDNGAAPLSVGFSSAGSGLPGDQPISYAWDFDGNGTTDSTDANPSYTYRTKGLFTARLTVTGPGGLTGQAVQDITVGNTRPEVTIKQPPNGGVFSFGDTIPFTVKVKDKEDGSSAPIDCSRVVVQSQLGHDTHLHPLDNYTGCAGEIVTDAGDSHGPGQNLYYGISAQYEDKGAPGAPALTGSASLTLRTAFREAEHFTATGGAHGGAVTGNRADASGGKRLTDIEDGDWIAFDPVNLKHIESVTVGAASGGIGGSVEFRAGSPTGPLLGKVSVPNTGDWGNLVSPTTALTDPGGTVKLYAVFSNPEWSGDKADLFSVDWLHFNGHGVEKRPGTKVAVTASATTGAAPLSVMLSSAVEPVAGRTIASYHWDFGDGVKADGATATHIYGRKGAYTARLTVTDDKGDTTTGSVRIDVS